The following proteins come from a genomic window of Panulirus ornatus isolate Po-2019 chromosome 21, ASM3632096v1, whole genome shotgun sequence:
- the LOC139756289 gene encoding transmembrane protein 181 isoform X1, protein MGDNFGYTYRTPRASFVFKMRQILSHVTDIFSEFSRFIAPAYHHDRCERSVQMRLYTMHKREFVMVFIVFFATLGLALFVGLAGPPITSIVEKQASQLTPAVNQTQLTSGPFLIKSPPLSTYAQQLWLIAKIIIDIKNEQSFRKEFHLSVSIEGLTREHKTETVLAADKPHNRSRTLECNQRECGEVTVMHLGYLRYTHYVITINFYGLREIQQWYTVKDVVFYFKTYNPAFTKLEIWFRFIFLLLTFAVACWLAHSLRKYAVYDWSIEQKWMSILLPLLLLYNDPVFPMTFLMESWVPALVDTMFQATFLCSLLLFWLCIYHGLRQNERSFMSFYLPKLCTVGLLWMTAVIMAALQKYYELQDPLYSAAIETNHFQNFKIFFFVTGSFYVLYLAYLIITAYSELRAMPYFDMRLKFVTLLMLIVLCVSLIITVLRFGVGVLEDNFVAQLSTQYDSSAQFMAFYGLLNLYLYTMAYVYSPSERALMETHIMKDNPAFSMVNDSDEDVIYGSDDDTRRPLNRGSNDNDESD, encoded by the exons ATGGGAGACAATTTTGGCTACACGTATCGCACGCCCAGGGCAAGCTTTGTGTTCAAAATGCGGCAGATATTGTCCCATGTCACCGATATATTTAGTGAATTCAGTAGATTCATTGCCCCAGCTTACCATCACGACAGGTGTGAGAG ATCAGTTCAAATGCGGCTCTACACAATGCACAAAAGGGAATTTGTTATGGTTTTCATCGTATTCTTTGCAACACTTGGCCTAGCTCTCTTTGTTGGGTTGGCAG GTCCACCCATCACATCCATTGTAGAGAAGCAAGCTTCCCAGTTAACACCTGCAGTCAACCAGACTCAACTAACATCAGGGCCATTTCTTATAAAGTCTCCTCCACTGTCTACTTATGCCCAGCAGCTTTGGTTGATAGCAAAAATCATCATTGATATCAAAAATG AACAGTCCTTCCGTAAGGAGTTTCATCTGAGTGTGTCTATTGAGGGTCTCACCAGAGAGCACAAGACAGAAACTGTCCTTGCTGCTGACAAGCCACATAACAG GAGTCGTACGCTGGAGTGCAACCAGCGTGAGTGTGGTGAAGTGACAGTGATGCATCTGGGCTACCTCCGGTATACACACTACGTTATCACCATCAATTTCTATGGCCTTAGGGAAATTCAGCAGTGGTACACTGTAAAGGATGTTGTCTTTTAT TTTAAGACGTACAACCCGGCATTCACAAAGTTGGAGATATGGTTCCGGTTTATTTTCCTTCTTCTCACATTTGCTGTAGCC TGTTGGCTGGCTCATAGTCTACGTAAGTATGCAGTGTACGATTGGTCCATTGAGCAAAAATGGATGTCCAtccttcttccacttcttttaTTATACAATG ACCCAGTGTTCCCTATGACCTTCCTTATGGAATCTTGGGTACCTGCACTAGTAGACACCATGTTCCAGGCAACCTTCTTGTGTTCCCTCCTGCTCTTCTGGCTATGCATATATCATGGTCTAAGACAG aatgaGCGTTCGTTTATGTCTTTTTACTTGCCTAAGCTGTGTACCGTTGGCTTGTTGTGGATGACAGCTGTTATAATGGCAGCATTACAAAAGTACTATGAACTTCAAGATCCATTGTACTCTGCTGCtatagaaaccaatcactttcag AATTTCAAGATCTTTTTCTTTGTGACGGGATCATTCTATGTGCTGTACCTGGCATATCTGATTATCACAGCATATAGTGAACTGAGAGCAATGCCATATTTTG ACATGCGGCTCAAATTTGTAACTCTGCTAATgcttattgtgttgtgtgtgagccTCATCATCACCGTTCTGAGGTTTGGCGTGGGTGTCCTTGAGGATAACTTTGTAGCTCAGCTGTCCACGCAGTATGACTCATCTGCACAGTTCATGGCATTCTATGGCCTCCTAAACCTCTATCTTTACACTATGGCTTATGTTTATTCTCCATCTGAAAGGGCTTTAATGG AAACTCATATAATGAAGGATAATCCAGCATTTAGTATGGTGAATGACTCTGACGAAGATGTGATTTATGGCTCTGACGACGACACAAGACGGCCTCTGAACAGAggtagcaatgataatgatgaaagtgactga
- the LOC139756289 gene encoding transmembrane protein 181 isoform X2: MPSRVCTKEDRGYINGFLREFGLSVQMRLYTMHKREFVMVFIVFFATLGLALFVGLAGPPITSIVEKQASQLTPAVNQTQLTSGPFLIKSPPLSTYAQQLWLIAKIIIDIKNEQSFRKEFHLSVSIEGLTREHKTETVLAADKPHNRSRTLECNQRECGEVTVMHLGYLRYTHYVITINFYGLREIQQWYTVKDVVFYFKTYNPAFTKLEIWFRFIFLLLTFAVACWLAHSLRKYAVYDWSIEQKWMSILLPLLLLYNDPVFPMTFLMESWVPALVDTMFQATFLCSLLLFWLCIYHGLRQNERSFMSFYLPKLCTVGLLWMTAVIMAALQKYYELQDPLYSAAIETNHFQNFKIFFFVTGSFYVLYLAYLIITAYSELRAMPYFDMRLKFVTLLMLIVLCVSLIITVLRFGVGVLEDNFVAQLSTQYDSSAQFMAFYGLLNLYLYTMAYVYSPSERALMETHIMKDNPAFSMVNDSDEDVIYGSDDDTRRPLNRGSNDNDESD, translated from the exons ATGCCTTCTCGTGTATGCACCAAGGAAGACAGGGGCTATATAAATGGCTTCCTAAGAGAGTTTGGact ATCAGTTCAAATGCGGCTCTACACAATGCACAAAAGGGAATTTGTTATGGTTTTCATCGTATTCTTTGCAACACTTGGCCTAGCTCTCTTTGTTGGGTTGGCAG GTCCACCCATCACATCCATTGTAGAGAAGCAAGCTTCCCAGTTAACACCTGCAGTCAACCAGACTCAACTAACATCAGGGCCATTTCTTATAAAGTCTCCTCCACTGTCTACTTATGCCCAGCAGCTTTGGTTGATAGCAAAAATCATCATTGATATCAAAAATG AACAGTCCTTCCGTAAGGAGTTTCATCTGAGTGTGTCTATTGAGGGTCTCACCAGAGAGCACAAGACAGAAACTGTCCTTGCTGCTGACAAGCCACATAACAG GAGTCGTACGCTGGAGTGCAACCAGCGTGAGTGTGGTGAAGTGACAGTGATGCATCTGGGCTACCTCCGGTATACACACTACGTTATCACCATCAATTTCTATGGCCTTAGGGAAATTCAGCAGTGGTACACTGTAAAGGATGTTGTCTTTTAT TTTAAGACGTACAACCCGGCATTCACAAAGTTGGAGATATGGTTCCGGTTTATTTTCCTTCTTCTCACATTTGCTGTAGCC TGTTGGCTGGCTCATAGTCTACGTAAGTATGCAGTGTACGATTGGTCCATTGAGCAAAAATGGATGTCCAtccttcttccacttcttttaTTATACAATG ACCCAGTGTTCCCTATGACCTTCCTTATGGAATCTTGGGTACCTGCACTAGTAGACACCATGTTCCAGGCAACCTTCTTGTGTTCCCTCCTGCTCTTCTGGCTATGCATATATCATGGTCTAAGACAG aatgaGCGTTCGTTTATGTCTTTTTACTTGCCTAAGCTGTGTACCGTTGGCTTGTTGTGGATGACAGCTGTTATAATGGCAGCATTACAAAAGTACTATGAACTTCAAGATCCATTGTACTCTGCTGCtatagaaaccaatcactttcag AATTTCAAGATCTTTTTCTTTGTGACGGGATCATTCTATGTGCTGTACCTGGCATATCTGATTATCACAGCATATAGTGAACTGAGAGCAATGCCATATTTTG ACATGCGGCTCAAATTTGTAACTCTGCTAATgcttattgtgttgtgtgtgagccTCATCATCACCGTTCTGAGGTTTGGCGTGGGTGTCCTTGAGGATAACTTTGTAGCTCAGCTGTCCACGCAGTATGACTCATCTGCACAGTTCATGGCATTCTATGGCCTCCTAAACCTCTATCTTTACACTATGGCTTATGTTTATTCTCCATCTGAAAGGGCTTTAATGG AAACTCATATAATGAAGGATAATCCAGCATTTAGTATGGTGAATGACTCTGACGAAGATGTGATTTATGGCTCTGACGACGACACAAGACGGCCTCTGAACAGAggtagcaatgataatgatgaaagtgactga